Genomic DNA from Diorhabda carinulata isolate Delta chromosome 10, icDioCari1.1, whole genome shotgun sequence:
GAGAATTTGGAACAATAGAATTATAAGCCGAAGTCCTAGTTAGAGATCAAAGCTATTTTGTGACTagaatttataatacaatttagaaaatgaatTAGTTTAAAACGATTGACATAATATTTCAGTTGAGTATATCTACATAAATTCAACTGAACTAACTTGATATATTACGTGATTTGAATCATTCTCCAACACAGCTGCTAACTTCATGCTCTTGTTGGCAGTGGCTACTACACCAATAGTCAGAAAAAATACTACTAACATTGTTTATAACGTTATCCAAAGAATTTGTCTaccatttataattttaaaacaataaaataatatatgactTATAAATGGAATATTTCGTTTGTATGTTGTAATGTTTTTGGTTATTCAACAATATATAgaaattgtaacaataaaatcaaatgaataaataaataaatggattcTAATGAATAAAGTGactagtaaaaataaataaatttaagaaggTATGTACCATAACACACTAAATGAGTACATCTGCTGATTTGTAGACCTCAAAATGtgaattaatatattaaaaaattcaaaatccaGATGAAATCACACCAGTTACACATTTCCTTAACCTAGACTCAATTGAATAATGTCAAAAACGACATTAACTCGATGGTATTTGGGGATGGGGGGCAAAAAGATTATAAGCCGAAGTCCAAGTTGATCGAAGCTATTTTGTGACTAgaatttaaattacaatttggaaaataaataaatttaaaatgtttgacattttgtttataatagaaaaaatgtgTACGTTCTAAGACGATTCTGGTAATATAGTCCAGGGCATTTAGATCAAAATCGACGGGAATAAAGAAAAAGTACATATAGTGGTTGCGCCGTTTTTCGAAAATTGCATTCTGGTGCAACAAATGCATTTTGCAAATTGCATAATTCCTCGAACAATTATAAAACGATtgaaaaccaagaaaaaatgGTTTGTCGAGGGTTGAATTTCGGAAAATCATACGAGAAATAAAAATTCGCCGAAAATTATTTCTCGGGAGTTTTGAGGTATGCTGAGTCCAATACTGGCATTAAAATTCGCTGGCGGTACACGGTGGGCGGTTCTAAGAGGCTGTTCGGGGGTTACAAATCATTAAGGTggtattaatgataaaaatgtaaGTTCAATCTTAAATATTACCTTCgaatcattttataattgttcCGAGAAATTATGCGACTGAAAAACGCATTTGTTGCATCAGAAAGcagttttcaaaaaatggcGCAACCACCAAAAAACCGCATCTCGATATCTACCGCGTACCAGTTCTTCCGATTCGTTTCAATCTTTCCTGGACTAATAAGGGTGTTCTATGAGGTACAAATTCAACAGTAAATactttctaatgaaaatatatgggttaatttcaagttttcaagAATCCCCATACAGTAGACATATAACACTTGTGAGCATTATAATAGTGTTTCATAACAAACTGTTTCTGGCAAACCTGACACGTATAATTCGTTCTTTTATCGtgagtttttttatgtttcaaaagATTATCGTTTCTAGAAAAACTTTTATCGCAAATATTACacgtgaaatttttttgacCAGAATGTAGAGTACTGTGCCTTAACAAATGCTCCTTCCTCATGAAAGATTTGTTACAATGTTCGCAAGTGTACGGCCTCAATCCTATGTGATGTTTAACATGTTGATATAAATGTTCTTTCCTTTTGAATACTCTGCGACAAACTTCACAGGCGTGCGTTTTAGGTGCACCACTACTAGTACAATTTACGCTagtgttatttatattattttggtcCAGATCTGTTTTACAACTCTCAGGTTCGGGTGCTACGTTTGAAGAAATGACGTTTGTATAAGCAGGCTGATTTATTTCTTGTAAATTTTGGTTTATAACATTCAAAGCCGAGTTATCTAAAGCAGGGGCGGTATTAGTTATAACATTGGTAGAATTGGTACTAACTAGACTTAAATTTGGTTGAGTATATACTacattatttgaattgaaattactgaaattttGACTATATTCGGACATAGGAAAAATAACAGACTGATTCGGATTTTTATCATCGATTTTCATCGAATACGAATATTTACTTTGTGTACTTTTTATGTGTggtaatttttcttgttttaaatcaaaatttgaattatcagCTCCTGTTAAATCTATTTGCACAACACTCTCTTGAACACCATTGATGTCCTTAAGtgtcttattttttacttttaaagcGTTACCTTGatttaaaatagtttcaaaatcaCCCATATGTGAGATATTAATGACCTCCCCATTCGCATTCACTACTACATTGCTAAAAATTTCCGCTTTTGGTGTACTAAGTTTGTTATTTGTTGTATTGACAAGATTGAGATTATAAGCTAGTTGATTCTGTGGTATCTTTGGAGGATCGACATATTTTTGTGGTTTACTAACAATATTGGGATTGGAGACTATAGCTGGAAGCTGCAGGGTATAAAAAGGTACAGTATCTGCATTCTGCTGGCTCTTATTAACATTCACTAAATTTTGAGATGTTGACTGAACAGACCTTGTTACTACAGGAGATACACTTTCAGATGTTGGCTGAATTAGCGGTGTGGACTTAATATCCTTAATATAAACTTTTCCAGATTTCTTGAAATCATCTGTATACCTGAAATTTGTGTTGTTATCAATGTAAATCACGGATATATCGGGTGATTTTGTAcctaaagtttttaaaatatgtcgACAACATCGATTCTGATCGAACACATTCTTGTCTGAACCCGAAACATGTTTCAAGACTACGTAAACATTTTGAACAAACAACTTTTggcaaaaaatcattttcgttaacctaaaaatcataaatttcagataaatctgataaattttcGTTTTGAAACCTACAGTTAAAGCCAAACaaacttctattttattttgaagttgtATCTTTCTTCCTTCTTCTTGGAATATatgagttttttctttttggataTTGGACGCGCATAATCTGCAAAGTTCATAAAAGCTAACTCTTTTGTATCCAGACATTAGTagttagaaaatatttgaaaaaaaatatcatttgattttattgatgcAATTGTTGATAATAATGAAGTGATTATCAGTCAATAGTTGACAAGTATTTATTAttcactgtcatttgtcaaatttATACTGCGTTACATCTATTCAGAATAGATCGTAATCATAGTACAAGGAGACACTCGAAATcaattagtatttttaaaaaaaacattgcaGGAAATCATAGTTAAATGCTATGGGTCATTTTGGAATGAGGTCACAACCAGCCGTCACATTGTCTTGGGGAcaagttatttaaattaaaattatggtttattggtgttttatttttgtcaaaaatatggtggattattcttttttaaaatatatacttaatataAAGCATCTAAtaatacatttcaatatttcagtTGAATTAAATATCTTTgttctcaataaaattataattttaaaatagggcaattgtaatatttttatcaaattaattttttaattatttgaattatagtTTCATAAGATGTTAATGACTTGACAACACCGCCTGAATATTTACACTGTCAAAGAAATGTCAGCATAATTTCGGTATAGGGCTGGCAAATGTTAAGaatgaagttttgaaaaaattttggaaaacatgGGGAATCATCATGGACACGAATCAAAATCGGGAACATCAACTCCCACTTCAATATCACGTTCCCGTAACGGCTCTAGGAAGAGTATCACCAGAACAAGTTCGGGAGATATTCAAGAAAAACCTAGTCCAATGTTACCTGTGGAAAAACTATCGAAGGTGACGTTAATCTTATCTTGTATATTCAGGAAATTAGCACGTATTTCACACGTTATTTGAAGTAATAcgtaaattaatgaatttaaactTTATGTAACAaccttttatttgtttatttttccaaGGACGACAAAATGGATCTTATGTTTCAGATTTTGGCAGAGAAATCTCAAAAACTAGAGGGTGTCAACGGAATTAGCAAAAATGTATTCACGGTAAAATGTTTAAGGTTTTAGCTGATATGAGTTccattaatataaattcatattttctagAGATTTTTATTCCCAAGATATCAAGTGCTTGGTGAAAAATTGTAcgattatttcttgaaatgtAGCAAATCGAAGAACTCATATATTGGACAAAACGCTTTCAAACAACAATGTGAGATTTATTTAGCTGTAAGTATTTCTAACATAAaggtatattattattattaataaatactgTTATAAAATGTTCTTGTAGATTATGGATGATGAGAAAATACGTGATATCCTAGTCAAGATGTGGGCTACTTCGGGCGATGAAACAGGTGTAGAAATGATCTCGCCTGATGATATGACTTCTCTTCTAATGTGTACTTACCATATAAGTATGGATCATTATTCTGAAGGTCCCCAAATGTGCCTTTCTTGTAATAAAACCCTTAAAGCTGTTGTGGATAGttgttttcataataaaaaacaattatcagTACAATTTGTTTCGCATTGGATCGAGCTCAATACTCCTAGATTATTATTCCCCCTTCATAGATACGCTGTTCATTCTTTGGCAACTTCGTGGAGAACTTTAGAGGAATGCGAACATAGTCTGGCTAGTGgtgagttttcattttattttagtcTATATTTAGACAATTAGTACTCCTATAATAACATTTTAACtggtataatattcaatttaagtGTATCTTAAAGTTCTTATATAATATCTAataattctgaatatttttattgtcataTATTGAGTTTAGTTTAGACAAGTTGATCACTTGAAACCAGACTTTCTACAATACGACAACcatatattcaattaaagtTCAGAAGAGAGAAAATTTACTTTAGATTAGATTATCAATTAGTAATGTATTAAAAGGaaactttgtaatttttgtacTACATGCTATGGACCAAGATATAGATTGTTTGGGGAGTTGTTCTAACTTTTCAGAGACTCTATTAATACCtacaagatattttgtacaagactctacCTCCCATTGTTCTGCTTCTAAAATGCATAGACCTATACAAGGAATTTCTATGGGTTTAccattcatttataattatccttaatttacagcttaaaccaaaaaattaccaccaaaaaaatttagttaaatgttaatttcaattttgactGCACAAACCAAGCTTTGCTGTTACataatacttatataaaatgtatgttatacaatatttatagttgtaAGGTagtcatttattttaataaatggtcagtcagtataatatttaccgtttatatgaaaaataaataaataaattgttaatttttcctAGGTAATGCGCGTGAAAAGCCACAGTATACAggtaaacaaaatgaaatagatGTTGTCTTAACATATCATCTGCCGTTTTTTCTTTTCTGAGATGCAATTTATAACGCAACGCATTTCTAAcacattcaataaatttttttcgtgatgatttatattgattttaggtgttttttcatagaaaatcattttagTAGAgtaaataaacatataatatATTGGTAAAGAACGAAATAGGTCAAAACGTTATATTAATAcctattattttaaaatattatattaaaagcGACCGGAAATTAATGTAAAAcatgaagaaaaacatataaaaaaggaaaaagttgaagaaaatttccttttttagaTACCTGTGGAGTGTGGTGGTGCCCACTGGAAGAGGGGTCTTTAGAtcgatattaatttattatttacccAAATTAAGTAACATTACGAATCTTAAATATGAATGCAGAAATGCGTTGTTATTTTTccaacttattttttataaattctttaaCCAAACCTGCTCCTCTTTGACTATTTCGATggctttttaatttttttttcattgtcatCCTCGAAATATActaataactaaaaatatattaaatttttcacagATGAACCTACTGAAATACCTCCATATTCAGGTAATTTATAGGAACTTGTATGTCTTAGAGTCCCTGTCAATCGCTTTTCGTGTCCAATTATCatataattcaatcaattttaaaaaatgtttgtattgaTATCATTATCCTTTCGATTTTAATATTTACCAAATATTATATAGTAATTGATCGATAAATGGGATATGGATAACGTtgcgaataaaaaaaaaaattaatttgagaaGTTGAAATTAGTCTTTATATTCCGGTAAAATttttcgaagttacataaattacCAACAAGCTGAAAATcggtaaaattgtttaaaatataattaaaaatgaaatttgcaaGTTCCCCATTATTCCCGTGTatggcaaaaaatattttgaaggtcaaaggtcaaaaaaatgagtttttcgcgattttcagcaaaacggtttATCACAAAAATACCTAAGGGCCTCATCATATTAGCGTATTGCGGGCGCGCAACGATCACGCCGCGCACGTGCAGCCAATAGCAGAATAGCCCCGCAGCCGCTAGTATCATAAACTGCAGACGTCCTGTCACAACCAGTTATTGCGTGTAAAAACAGTACatgattttgaaaaagttgatagactttttgatgaataaatttCCGATTTATCTTGAGCTTTTCCtggttttaagaagaaaatatttttttcagtcgaccgatagaaaatttttttaacatatattaCAACTCTAGAGATGTATAATATACGTGGCGAACTCATGCATATTATGACGATTacagtttttacaagtttttcaatcattatatctcagaaacagtggctcgtaggaaaagaagtattaatacgtttttttgtagataattttatgatctacaatttttgtctgaggtatttttatgataaaacgtaccgttttgctgaaaatcgcgaaaaactcatttttttaacctttgactttgaataaaatttttaccataCACCGAAATAATGGGAGACttgcaaatttcatttttaattatattttaaaaaattttactgattttcagcttgttGGGAATTAATGTAACCTCAAatgtctaatttgaccggactattacTAAATAGTTTTCTTTGAATTACAACATGGAAtgtacactctgtatatttagcgtaaacttttaaattcaattttattttggaaacttACTGAGAACCAGTTATCAAatgtaatatataattgaaCAAACCGTATTGTATCATACAAGGTGAgccataaataaaaaatcaaatagttACTATaaaattcattactttttaCTCAACTGTTTCGCTTTATTGTGGTGTCTAAACTTGGTTTACGTAATACATTAAACTTGGAACTATGAACAATAAACAACTAGATACATTTATTTTAGGTTTGGAATTAACAACTCCTGTATTAGAAGAAGCGAATCCGTTTCCCCAAGCAAAACATCATCAACATTTATTAACTATGAGTATGTCTTGGCTCTTGGCAGGTGCTCTACCTCCGTTATATTCCAGACCACAAAAGGCCAATTCACCAAGTAACAGTGGCGTTGGTAAGTTGATTATTGTAACTCAATTAAGAAGTAGTGGGGCCTGGGACTAAAATCGACCACttcagaaaatcaaaattaactgTTTGTCAAAAAAGCAACACTTGATAAGAAGAATTACACATGACAGTCagaatttagaataaaaaattgtttccagTAAATTAGAATCTAGCAGAACTGAGATTTGGAAGGAGGTTATGGAAGGTGGAGAAGAGGATTTCATAAGATGACTCAATATTTAACTGAAGAAGCTGACGGTTTACATCAgagaattattattacaatCCAGGAAGATTGACGGGATCTTAAGGAAGGGCATTTGTTAAAGGTCATTCATACTATGAAGAATCTGACACttttaatagtttcaaataaatcttACCTCATTTATAGGaaaggaatttttttaaagttggtATTAACcaagtaatttgaaattttacttaataaatttgataataaaaaaaattgatacttgATCAGAAACTGTGTAACTAGGGCTGtctatgagagtcagatatAAATCAAATTCATGGGTAtatccaaaacatattcgtatagaATTTAATTACATTGTTGCCAGTAGTTTCTTAGAAGTATTGAAAAGTTGATTCCTGTAATAAATAGGGTTGTTATGGtataaagtttttcattacGCAGGtttctatcaatatttattgctaTCATTGATGTGAAAACGACTTTTAACTGTTTCCAaagataaaatgatttttttaagttttgtcaacgaaacaaaaaaatgttatatgtAACTTTtggaatttaaataatttattgtcaaGCCTCTTCTAAAAGTTTCACATGTTCTTTTGTACATATCTATTTGAGAGTTGAacattttggttaggttaggttatgaaCAAATTGTTGGtcaaaataaattctaaaaatatcagGAGTCAGGTATATTCGAGAAAGAAGTGTCAATGTGTGatgttatatttttgtaaattttaacatcaatttttataacttttttgtttcaggaTTAGCAAGTATGTCATTTCTGGCGAAAATAGTGTGCGCTATACCATCCCATTGGACCATTCTCTACGATTCTGACGAAATGGGTTTGGGTTCAAATAGATTCCTGCATCACGTCATGAACTACAAAGGGCCAACTTTGACTCTCATCAAAGTACAAGACGGTCAAAAGTTCTGCATCGCTTCCCCCAACGAATGGAGGGAATCTCATCACTATTGGGGTGGAGAGGAGTGCGCCGTATTTCAACTATTGCCAAAGTAAATGACCGTTATGAGATTGAACAGGCATTGACTGATTTCGGCTTTTGGTTTGTTTAGGTTTCAATTATTGGAGAAAGGACCTAAGATGTTGTATTTGAATTTTAGCGTTAGGGGGTATCCTCACGGACTAAGAGTAGGCAGTGATCCTAGAGCTCCTATTATTAGTATAGATGGAGGGTTTGAGAAGGTAAATCTTTTGAATTGTCCAAAAacccagttttttttttaattataataataattttacattcGATTGTAGTTGAAACAATTTCGATAAACTTATTGTGGAAATTGGTATATAAACCCTTGTACCTATTTAGAGAATTATgcttgtatgaaaaaaaaatgttctaatatgtatataatgtttttttttttaatttagatcGAATGGCAGAAAATTCCTTATTATTTGGAAAGTATAGAAGTATGGGGTTGCGGGGACCAGGTGAGTAGAGAAAGACAAATGGAAGTGAAAAAATGGGAAATGAAAGAAGCAGAAAAACAGCGGGTAGTCAAATTAAGCGCCGCCGATTGGTTAGACCATCCCGAtagatatttattacaattagcAGGTAGACCGGAATACCATCAGAATCAATcatagtttttgattttttggcaCAGTTTGTAGATGTATAAAGTTAATTAAGCAAATATCTAAAATACTAGAATTACTTATAACGAAGTGTACTTCATTTATAGAATTTAACTTTCCTTACTTGGCACTGTAGCTCGGTGTGAGCTTTAGCCTCCTCCTCCTCGAGGAGGAGTCGCCTCCAAACTGATCTATTTTCATCAACGTTCCCCATCCTCTCACATTCATTGTTTGTAGATCTCCATGAACTTCGGTCCATCCGATACAGTGTCTACTGCTTTATATTTTGGCATCCATGGTTCTCTTAGGCATCCATTCTTCGAATGTAGCCAAACCATCTCAATCTTTGTGCTGGGATTCTTTAGTCCGCTTCGTTCATTCTAATTCGTGAATATATtcttagaataatttttctttcaaatattcttaaTCTTTCTTGGTCAATTTGTGTCATCACCCAACATTTACTATCATAAGTTACAATTGGTAGAGTTCTGTTGACTTTCAACttctttcttcttgtttttagttttttttttaggaGCTTCAGGTTCGTAAATAAGATCTTTAACCATTTTGAATTTAACTTAATGactaaaattagattttatttataaaaatttagcaATATTCCCaagtagaaaatttttgttttctatattcCTTATGTTTAGActctagttattttcaaaaaccttGTATATAGACTaattgatttgataattttttttaaatttaattaaactttgattaacaCTGTAAAAAATGTCTTAATATTGAACCGATTAATtactaccactataccaaccCTTACAATGTTTGGTTTTTTGAGCAGAATATGTACCGGTGACCTATGAAAGTCTCAAAAAACCAGGAAGTGACAATTTGAGTGATATGTATGCATTAGTAGTACACAATCTGTTACCCCCAACGATTGTAGGAACTTCATGTTAATACTCTTGGTGTTTTCCAAGACATCTTGGATTTCAACCATACTAAATGATTTTACTCATTAATACTTCCATCAATTCCTTTTGACCTAATTATTTAAAACGGTTAGCTACCTGGTGGTcttctttgattttatttgaattaaaatttaattagtcTACCTGcactaattaaattttaataacgtCGATTTTCTCTGTGACACCTTAGACTTGACATTCCTAGATATTTTCGGCTTTTAACATAACTTGGATTGTATTGTATTTTAGATATTTGCATGTACTTAGAGTAGTACTTAGACTGGATACTTAAATTACATACACTACTTAAAAGTTTAGAAATAACTTTACGACTGTTTTTATGCCATATGGATATGATGCTTTAAActttatatgtataaaattgattattgaatttttagaacaatttataagataaaaacatttttaatattgcaAAAACTAGAGCAACACTGTTAGAGAAGTTGGTTCCAGTGGCTCATTCTGAAGGTGGAGAAGACTTTACATCTTGAAATTCCTTTGAATCACATCAGTTATGGTATTTTCCTTCTTTAAAGTGTTTGAATGATTGGTTAACTTTGATACTGCAAAAACTACAACAATGGTTCCACTTCAAGATGTTCCACAACtcaattttcaatgaataattcaGCTTTGAGTACCACTGTTGGCTCAGTAGATTCCAGTGGTTCAATTTGCAGGTGGAAAAGCCTTTACATCTTGAAATTCCTTTGAATCACCTCAGTAACGCTTTTTTCCTTCTTTAAAGTGTTAGAACGCTTGGTAAACTTTTATACTGCAAAAACTAGAACAGCGGTTCCACTTCAAAATGTTCGACAACTCAATTTTCAAGGAATAATTAAGCTTTCAGTATGACTGTTGGTCCAGTAAAGTCCAGTGGCTCAATCTGAAGGTGAAGAAGATTTAACGTTAAAGATTGTTTCCCATTTGAATGCCATTTCATCATTAATTATTGTGTAAAGGTGAAAAAAACATTTAGTAGGTGAGAGTTGTCTtgttttgcaaataaaaatgtttttacaccTCTATTTTTGTAAACTCGTTTAGTAGTATGTTTGTAGTCTGGAATTATAACGATAAACAACTGCTTTTGTGCCTATAACAAATGTATGCTCAAACACTCCAAAAACACAGTATTATGATTGTAAACTTATTTAAGAATCAAAGATAGGTACTTACATCGTCacaatattaatttctttaaatagatattgaattttactTGTCGGATATTCAAATGGATTTccttatattgtattttaacTTTGGTgcatcttttaatttattatttaaatggtAACTGAATTTTGgcattttttgtgataaatatattgttttgatGCCATTTGAACAAgtacataaattaaatatttacactttactcagattttttttaatccttACTACACATGAAAATGTTTCATCcactttttcataaaatgaatgGAATGAAGGGCCAATAAAAGGGAACTTATCTAATTGTGGAAACAGGCGTAACTGAACGTCgtgaaataataagaaaaccaCTTAACGATACACTAAGCCAAAATCCCAACTAGATCCAGAAGTGACAATATTGCAACAAAGAGAATAATACTGTAGCTCATAAAATGACTTATTAATCAAATCAAtgaaattatcacaaaattcAAGGAgctttacatattttaaaaaagaaaaaatgttacttATATATATACCTTGAAGGAAACATTTGTAACTATTGTAGAGTTTGACGATTCATGGAAAGAAAACATTTCacatttggaaaatttctatATAGAACAATACTCACCAAAGTTGTTAGacaattaaatacaaatttttgacaataccattttgtcaagattttttaaacaaattgtatttgtttactttatgaAAATTGTGGTTGGATTTACAGgcttttattaaattagaaaaacactattattattaaatttaaatttcaaataaagttaACCTAAACGCACTTATTTGTGAACTATGACACTGCATTTCGTAAGTTAAGCCATGAAAAGACGTATTAACTGACAAGCCAACGGACGT
This window encodes:
- the LOC130898896 gene encoding uncharacterized protein LOC130898896 isoform X3, which codes for MGNHHGHESKSGTSTPTSISRSRNGSRKSITRTSSGDIQEKPSPMLPVEKLSKILAEKSQKLEGVNGISKNVFTRFLFPRYQVLGEKLYDYFLKCSKSKNSYIGQNAFKQQCEIYLAIMDDEKIRDILVKMWATSGDETGVEMISPDDMTSLLMCTYHISMDHYSEGPQMCLSCNKTLKAVVDSCFHNKKQLSVQFVSHWIELNTPRLLFPLHRYAVHSLATSWRTLEECEHSLASDEPTEIPPYSGLELTTPVLEEANPFPQAKHHQHLLTMSMSWLLAGALPPLYSRPQKANSPSNSGVGLASMSFLAKIVCAIPSHWTILYDSDEMGLGSNRFLHHVMNYKGPTLTLIKVQDGQKFCIASPNEWRESHHYWGGEECAVFQLLPKFQLLEKGPKMLYLNFSVRGYPHGLRVGSDPRAPIISIDGGFEKIEWQKIPYYLESIEVWGCGDQVSRERQMEVKKWEMKEAEKQRVVKLSAADWLDHPDRYLLQLAGRPEYHQNQS
- the LOC130898896 gene encoding uncharacterized protein LOC130898896 isoform X2, with the protein product MGNHHGHESKSGTSTPTSISRSRNGSRKSITRTSSGDIQEKPSPMLPVEKLSKILAEKSQKLEGVNGISKNVFTRFLFPRYQVLGEKLYDYFLKCSKSKNSYIGQNAFKQQCEIYLAIMDDEKIRDILVKMWATSGDETGVEMISPDDMTSLLMCTYHISMDHYSEGPQMCLSCNKTLKAVVDSCFHNKKQLSVQFVSHWIELNTPRLLFPLHRYAVHSLATSWRTLEECEHSLASGNAREKPQYTGLELTTPVLEEANPFPQAKHHQHLLTMSMSWLLAGALPPLYSRPQKANSPSNSGVGLASMSFLAKIVCAIPSHWTILYDSDEMGLGSNRFLHHVMNYKGPTLTLIKVQDGQKFCIASPNEWRESHHYWGGEECAVFQLLPKFQLLEKGPKMLYLNFSVRGYPHGLRVGSDPRAPIISIDGGFEKIEWQKIPYYLESIEVWGCGDQVSRERQMEVKKWEMKEAEKQRVVKLSAADWLDHPDRYLLQLAGRPEYHQNQS
- the LOC130898896 gene encoding uncharacterized protein LOC130898896 isoform X4; its protein translation is MGNHHGHESKSGTSTPTSISRSRNGSRKSITRTSSGDIQEKPSPMLPVEKLSKILAEKSQKLEGVNGISKNVFTRFLFPRYQVLGEKLYDYFLKCSKSKNSYIGQNAFKQQCEIYLAIMDDEKIRDILVKMWATSGDETGVEMISPDDMTSLLMCTYHISMDHYSEGPQMCLSCNKTLKAVVDSCFHNKKQLSVQFVSHWIELNTPRLLFPLHRYAVHSLATSWRTLEECEHSLASGLELTTPVLEEANPFPQAKHHQHLLTMSMSWLLAGALPPLYSRPQKANSPSNSGVGLASMSFLAKIVCAIPSHWTILYDSDEMGLGSNRFLHHVMNYKGPTLTLIKVQDGQKFCIASPNEWRESHHYWGGEECAVFQLLPKFQLLEKGPKMLYLNFSVRGYPHGLRVGSDPRAPIISIDGGFEKIEWQKIPYYLESIEVWGCGDQVSRERQMEVKKWEMKEAEKQRVVKLSAADWLDHPDRYLLQLAGRPEYHQNQS
- the LOC130898896 gene encoding uncharacterized protein LOC130898896 isoform X1 gives rise to the protein MGNHHGHESKSGTSTPTSISRSRNGSRKSITRTSSGDIQEKPSPMLPVEKLSKILAEKSQKLEGVNGISKNVFTRFLFPRYQVLGEKLYDYFLKCSKSKNSYIGQNAFKQQCEIYLAIMDDEKIRDILVKMWATSGDETGVEMISPDDMTSLLMCTYHISMDHYSEGPQMCLSCNKTLKAVVDSCFHNKKQLSVQFVSHWIELNTPRLLFPLHRYAVHSLATSWRTLEECEHSLASGNAREKPQYTDEPTEIPPYSGLELTTPVLEEANPFPQAKHHQHLLTMSMSWLLAGALPPLYSRPQKANSPSNSGVGLASMSFLAKIVCAIPSHWTILYDSDEMGLGSNRFLHHVMNYKGPTLTLIKVQDGQKFCIASPNEWRESHHYWGGEECAVFQLLPKFQLLEKGPKMLYLNFSVRGYPHGLRVGSDPRAPIISIDGGFEKIEWQKIPYYLESIEVWGCGDQVSRERQMEVKKWEMKEAEKQRVVKLSAADWLDHPDRYLLQLAGRPEYHQNQS
- the LOC130898745 gene encoding zinc finger protein 717-like, which encodes MSGYKRVSFYELCRLCASNIQKEKTHIFQEEGRKIQLQNKIEVCLALTVNENDFLPKVVCSKCLRSLETCFGFRQECVRSESMLSTYFKNFRYTDDFKKSGKVYIKDIKSTPLIQPTSESVSPVVTRSVQSTSQNLVNVNKSQQNADTVPFYTLQLPAIVSNPNIVSKPQKYVDPPKIPQNQLAYNLNLVNTTNNKLSTPKAEIFSNVVVNANGEVINISHMGDFETILNQGNALKVKNKTLKDINGVQESVVQIDLTGADNSNFDLKQEKLPHIKSTQSKYSYSMKIDDKNPNQSVIFPMSEYSQNFSNFNSNNVVYTQPNLSLVSTNSTNVITNTAPALDNSALNVINQNLQEINQPAYTNVISSNVAPEPESCKTDLDQNNINNTSVNCTSSGAPKTHACEVCRRVFKRKEHLYQHVKHHIGLRPYTCEHCNKSFMRKEHLLRHSTLHSGQKNFTCNICDKSFSRNDNLLKHKKTHDKRTNYTCQVCQKQFVMKHYYNAHKCYMSTVWGFLKT